TCTGGCAGCCGTACAACTCTTGACCTGGACGTCGATCTTGTGGCCTGTCATGGTTTCGTTGGTTGTGGTGGGCCGGCAAAATAAAAAAATCGCAAAAGCTCATTCGCACCTCAGGGATGTGTCCGACATTTTTGTAAAATATACCGCATTGTTCCAACTCATAGAGGAAGAACATTTCACAGCCGCTCACCTGCAAAAGTTACAGCAACAACTACTGCAAGGCGAAATGAAAGCGAGCATTGCCTTAAAATCATTGTTCAGAATTCTTTCCATTCTTGAGATACGGGACAACCTTTTGATATCTTTTATCTTAAATGCACTATTCCTACTTGACATACAGACTTATCATCGCCTTTTGTCATGGAAAAATAGGCATAAAAAAAGCATCAGGATATGGTTTTCATCCCTTTCGGAGATGGAAGTCCTGATTAGCTTTGCCACTTTTGCTTTTAATAACAGCGAAACTACAGCATATCCAACGATTCGTGAAGACAGTTTTGTCATCGAAGCAATAGAGATGGGACATCCCCTGCTGCATCCTAAAGTAAGGGTTAATAACACGTTCAGGATTACCAATACACCTTCGGTTTTGATTATTACCGGAGCCAATATGGCAGGAAAAAGCACTTTCTTGCGCACTGTTGCCGTAAATCTATTGCTGGCCATGAATGGAGCGCCGGTTATTGCGCAACAGTTTGAGTTCACTCCCTGCGACATTCTTTCAAGTATAAAAATACAGGATTCGCTATCCAATAATGAATCCTACTTTTACGCAGAACTGCTACGGCTGAAAGAGATACTTGAGCATGTAGCATCCCATCCCCACACCCTGGTGATTCTGGACGAGATACTACGGGGAACCAACACAAAAGACAAACAAACAGGCTCATTAGGGTTGCTTGAAAAACTGATCAGCCTGCATGCAATGGTCATTATCGCTACGCATGACCTGTCAATAGGAGAATTGGAAACAAAATATTCTGGAGTCGTCAACAATTCCTGCTTTGAAGTAGAACTTACCAATGATCAGCTATTTTTCGATTACAAGCTTAAAAAGGGAATCAGCAAAAAACTAAACGCCTCTTTTCTAATGCAGAAAATGGGAATTATTACTGATTATGAAGAAAAAAAGAAGAGCTGACATGGCGAATTTAAAGAAGTTCTTCAGCAAACATGATAAAAGTAAAACAGACCTATGGAACAAAACAAAAAAATACCAGAACCGGATAATACAGCGGTACGGACAGCTTTATGGAGGGCACTACACATGCAGGTGGATGCAAAACCCTATATCCTGGAAGATGATATTGGGCTGCAATTAATAGCGCCGCCTGATGACTGGCAACAACGCCCTGACATGAAATTTACAAAACGGCTACGGGCATCCATGGTAGCCCGCTCCCGCTTTATTGAAGATTTCGTTATTGAAGAAAACAAAGAGGGAATCGGCCAGTATGTCATTCTCGGAGCAGGACTCGACACCTTCGCCCAACGCAGGCCTGATATTGCATCCGGACTTCAGGTATACGAAATTGATCAACCCGATACGCAAGCCTGGAAACAACAGCGATTAACTGATCTTGGGTTCGGCATCCCTGAATGGCTCCATTTTGTGGCCGTTGACTTTGAAATATCTTCCTGGCAAAATCAACTGTTGAAAGCAGGATTCAATCCCGACAAGCCTGCGGTGGTTGCCTGCACGGGAGTGAGCTTGTACCTGACTAAAGAGGCCATTATAATTTTGTTGAAACAAATTGCAGCGTTTGCACCGGGATCAAAACTTGCCATGACATTTTATTTACCTCTGGAAATCCTTGACGAAGAAGACAAGCCCATGCAGGAGATAGCAGAGAAAGGCGCCCGTGAAGCAGGAACACCGATGATCAGCTTCTTTACACCTGATGAAATCGTAGCTTTAGTTCATGAAACAGGGTTTAAAGAGGTAAAAACAATATCCACCAGAGATATGGAACAATTGTATTTTACAAACAGAACCGACAATCTTTTGCCTGCCAGCGGAGAACTATTCCTGTTGGCAACGACATAATAAAAGAAGGCTTGCCGCTGTTTTTCACGGCAACCCTTCCTGATTCATCCGCTACAATTTCTTCCCGATATAGAACACATAACCGTAATAAGCCTTGTATTTATCATACAATTGAGCTTCATATTGCTGGTAGGCTATAAGGTCTTCCGCCATCGGGTTCCCTGCATATTTCTTCAGGAAAATTTCCTGTGCCTTTCGTTGCGGCAGATAGAAATGTTCCGTCCAGCACGCTTCAGGCAATGTAAACGCGGCAACAAGATGATAACCGGCTTTTTGCATTATTGAAATATTATGCCCTATTGTGTCAATTTCCGGAACAGCATCAACCCAGAACTTTTCAATTTCAACGGGACGTTCATCAGTAAACCATGACTCATATGTTACGGCAATATAGCCATCTGTTTTGAGGAACTCCTTCCAATAATTCAGGCCTTTTTCAAAGCCAATATTGGCAATAGCTCCTTCCGACCAGATAAGGTCTAATTCCTCCCGTTGAAAAGGAAGGTTATCCATGGATCCGACAATACCCTGCACCCTGCTTTGCAAATTCAACTTGCAGGCATTCGCATTGAACAGATCGATAAAAGCAGGGAACAGATCAATCCCCGTAATATATCCGGGAGCATGTTGTGCCAGCATCATGGTTTGGCCTCCGGTTCCGCAACCAAGATCGGCAATAAGCGATTTATCGGTAAGATTTTCGATAAAGCTTAATGCTTTAAGGGTTGCTTCAGGACTGCCCGGACCTTGCCGCTCGATACCTGAAAAATATTCACAGATTAAATTGAAGTCGAATTCGTGAATCGATTTATTTTCGTTGCTCATGATGTTTAAATTTATATATTGAGCCCATGACAAAGAACATTTGCCAAACCTCAATTTGTTATTAAATAGATATAGGAAAAATGACCCGGACAAAGAGATGCCGAGTTAAAATCAGGAGGGATAACCTTTGGCAAAATACCAGAGGTTATTTACTTTACCAAATCCGCATTAAATTTAAACATCCAACTATTTTAAGTGGAGCAAAGATAGGAATTTCTCAGTGAATATATTTATCCAACAGATTGATTTAACCTCAATGCAGTCGATTTCGAAATATTCGACAGACAAAAATCCAGACAAGCACTTTAAGGATATCATTCCCATGCACAACAGTCATTCAATGAACAACATAATCAATTGGGTTATATAAAAATAACCACATATTATTTATCAAAACTTATGTACTTTTGTATGGTCAAATCAACCACTTCATGTCTCGAAAACTATCGATCATCTAATAGATTACTGATTGTTGTTTTTATCTGATTTTCAATTGTAGCAATCTTCCGTGCACTTATAATATAAAACCAACAAATTTAATTGACATGGACATTAATAACATTAACAGTGATGATTATAGCTTAGCAGATTTTGCAGGTTATAAAGGTGAAGATTTATTTGAAGTAAAAGAGGCATTCTGGAATTTCTATCAGGACGCCATTGCAAAAGGGTACATGATTTACGGCAACCCTATCAGTTCAGCTCCTGTTGCTGAATTCAATGCGTACGATCGCTTTCAGGATCACGAAAGAAAATTTCTGAACTTTTGTTCGTACAACTACTTAGGCTATTCGTTCCATCCTGAAGTAATAAAAACCGTACAAGAGACATTGGCTCGCTATGGAACAGGAGCAGTGTCAGCCCCTCTGCTCAGCGGATACTATGACCTGACAAAAAAGTTAGAGAATGCTATTGCCCGATTCAAAGATAAAGAAGATGCCATAGTATTCTCAACCGGCTACGGAGCAAATCTGGGAACACTTTCGTGTCTGCTAAAACCGGGCGATATAGCTGTCCTGGATATCCTTTCGCATGCATCCATTCATGATGGAGCACGGTTGGCCGGCGCTGAAATAAAGATTTTCAGCCACAATAATGCAGAACATCTTGAAAGAATATTGCAAAGTATTAATACCAAAAGAGCGATTGTTTGCATAGAGGGCATCTATAGTATGGATGGGGACATGGTAAATCTCCCCGATATCGTCGCCGTTTGCAAAAAGTATGGAGCCAGAATCTTATTAGATGAAGCGCACTCAACGCTTATATTTGGAGAAAACGGAAGAGGAGTAGCCGAACATTTCGGACTTGAAGATCAAATAGATATTTCTATCGGGACATTCAGTAAGTCATTCGGGGCGTTAGGCGGTTTTGCAGCCGGCGATAAAAAACTTATCACCTATCTTAGAATGTTTGCCCGTTCTTACGTTTTTTCCTGCGCAATAGCCCCCCATACGGCAGCAGGTATCCTGAAGATTATAGAACTTTATCAGCATGATAAATCGCATCGTGACCAGCTATGGAAAAATACCTCTTATATGCAGTCGAAACTCAAAGAAGCCGGACTGGATACCGGAGGCACCGAATCACAGATCATACCCGTAATTATTGGAAGCGACAAGAAACTAAGGAAGATAAGCAAAATCATTTATGACAAAGGATTATATACCGGCGTTGTCACATACCCTGCTGTATCCAGCAAACGAACCCGGTTGCGCTTGTCGATGTCATCCTATCATACGCAGGAACAAATGGATAAATGCGTTGCTATTATCAAAGAGACTATTGATTCAAATCCCTAATGCTTTCTATTCAGCAAAACACAAACAAGAAGAGTAGCGGACAAGAAATAATGCTCATTCACTTGGCCATCGTATATATATTGTATTAAAACAATGTATATTTGCAACATGCAAAAGGATGGAGAAAATATGATGCACTTTATAGAGCGAATGGTGTTGATGGCGCTATTCCTCTTGTTTGTTGTTGCTTTTTCCAATAAATCGGAAGCTGCATCCTCTACACACCAACAGGCAATAACGCAGAATATTCATCCGGATCAGGTCAATGCACTTGTTGTCAATTCCGCTCAACTGCCTTCATTTTTCCCAAAAGCGATTAAGATTGTTGATCAATTGCATCTCAATCTCTCTGATTGGGAAATGATTTGCCAGGCAGACAACCAAAAGGCTAGTCATGTTGTCACCGTTCTCCAAAACGAACGTCGATTAATTCCATTTTCCCTAGTTTACCGCTTTTATAATCATCTATTCCCCAAGGAAAGCGGGGAAGTCCCGATTTTAAGTTGATCATTTATCATATTCGCATTATTACAATCTTTTGTCCATGGCAAGAGGCAGATATTTTACAACTTAAAAATTCAAACAAATGAAAACTATAATATATTTATTTATTGCAATTTGCATATCAGGCATATTTGCATTAGGATGTCCGGCACAGAAGCATTCTCCGGAAAACATCATCATACGATCCTTGAATAAGCAGGCAACACCAACAGCTCTTTTACAATCTGCCAACATTATCTCAAAAAGATTGAATAGTTTTTGTCCGGATCATTTTAAAGTAAGCATAATGGACAAAACGAAAGAGATAAAAATTTCATGGCCCGGTAATGATGACATCAAAATCATCGAACAACTAGCAACGCAAAAAGGCGTTCTTGCTTTTTACACCGTCTACCCGGGTAATGATGTATTGGAATTTATTCATGGAGACCGTTATCTGGATTCTTTATTAAAAAGAGACAAGATGGATGGAGGGATAGGGTATGCTCCTTACACTGAAGTTAACGCAATTGATCATTATTTGAATACACATAATACGGTGCAACAATGCCGTTTTGTGTGGGGAACCGTGAAGCGTGATTCCGTAGTTACACTTTATGCACTTACTGCAGAACCTGTCATTACAAAGAATGACATTAAAACAATTCAGTACAAGCAAGATGTATCAGGCTACAATCTGAATATTGTTTTGCATAAATCAGCAATTGAGAAATGGAAGGCTACAACAAAAGCATCCATTCATCAACCCATTGCCATAGTATTAGACAACCAGGTGCTGTATGCTCCGGTAATAAAAACTGAGATTGACAATGGACGTTGTTCCATTTCAGGAAAATTCAAACAACCTGAAGTCAGGTCGTTTAAAGCTATTGGTGACAACGGAGTGTTACCTTTAAATCTTCAGGTAGTCAAGTAAACATTGATGTGCAAGTAAACATAACCCGGGACAATGTAAGCCCCGGGTTATTCTTTGTTTCAATGCGCAGAGAATCCTGGCAATTCTTTATTTAGAAGTCAATGTAATGTGCGTGCTTTCTTTGATATTATCCGTCACAGGACAGCGTTTCTCCGTTTCTTCAAGCCAGGCATCTTTCTCTTCCTGCGTGGCGCCCTCGAAATCAGCCTCAACATTAACATTTATCATCTGAAATCCGGGACGCTCTTCAAAGGAAACGCCCATAAAAGCACAAGGATTCATCGTTCCGTCGATCTTTATCTTCAGGTCTTTGAGTTTCATCCCGCGTTGTTGTGCCACGGCATGACCGGTAATACTGAGACAGCCTGCCAGCGACATTAACAGAACCTGTACAGGAGTAGGACCTTCGTCACTACCACCCATGGCAGCAGGTTCATCAATAATCAGGTTAAACTTCCCGGCGCGCAGATTAATTTTCGTTTCACTTTCACTCTGCCCCTCAATTACAACTCTGATTTGTTTGTTTGTAGTTTCCATTATTTCATATTTATGTCACCCGGATGTTTATCTCTAAAAGAGCGGATGACGGGTTTATATATCCTGGTTATCTAACTCCAAGCATATCGACTCCTTGATGTTGCCGCATGCGAAGCCTTACGGGTGCAAATCATGGCATTTTTCTTCCAGGGTTTCAAATTCAAGCGTGGCATGATGAATATTGACAGATGCCAATCGCTCTTTAATAACATGTTTTAAGGTGGCCTGTTGTTCGATGGTTGTATTGCAAAGCACAAGCACATGGGCAGTCAAAGCGTTTTGTGTCGTACTCATCGCCCATACATGCACGTGATGTACATCCTCAACGCCTTCGACGCTTTTCATGGCATCAATAACAACGGACATATCAACGCCTTTTGGAACGCCGTCGAGTGTCAGGGAAAGGCTGTCGCGGAAAAGATTCCATGTGGAATAAAAAATCACCACCACAATAATGAGGCTCATCACCATATCAAGCCAGTAGATATGCCAGACAACCATCAAAGCTCCCGAAATAACGACACCAAGGGATACAATGGCGTCAGACATCAGGTGAAGGTAAGCCCCTTTCACATTCAGGTCTTTTTCCCTATCGCGAAAGAAAAGCAAAGCCGACACGGCATTAATCACAATTCCCAGTCCTGCAACGATAGATACAGGCATACCAGGCACCACAACAGGATGATGCAAACGGGCAATACTCTCGGCAATAATCCCTCCGATCACGATGAACAGCACTACCGAATTGATCAGCGATACCAAAATGGTCGATTTACGATAACCGTATGTAAATTTATCATTTGCTTTCACTTTCATCAGGCGGAATGCCAGCAATGACAATGCCAATGCCGCCACATCGCTCACGTTATGCCCTGCATCGGAAATCAGCGATAGGGAATTAAAACGGAATCCCGCCCCGAATTCTACAAATACATAGAGAATATTCAGAGAAATACCCACAATAAAAGCCCTGTTAAGATGTGTGATCTGAGGCGCTTCGTGGTGATGGTGGTGATGATGATGTTCTTCCATGTCAATTCATCATTTGAAAAAGTAAATCAGTCATAAATCATTTCCTACATGATAGCCAAGGACTAAAAGATCCAGTTGAACAGATAACCCACAATCATAATGCCGGTTCCAACCACTCCGATAAAGGTAAAAATAAGAGGTAGCCTCAGCACTTTTCGCAGGATAATCATTTCCGGCAAAGATAGTGCAATGACAGACATCATGAAAGCCAAAGAGGTACCAAGTGATGCACCTTTTTCAATTAACACCGAAACAATGGGTACAATACCTGCTGCATTGGAGTATAAAGGAATACCGATAAGTACCGATAAAGGGACCGAATACCAGGCGCTGCTACCCATCAGTGAAATCATGAATCCCTGAGGAACATAACCATGAGCACCGGCTCCGACAGCAATTCCCAATGCTACATAAATCCATACTTTCCCGATAATTTCTTTCACGGCATCCCATCCTGCCTGCATACGCAAAGCAAGAGTTATACCTAACGTTTTTTCTTCCTCTTGTTGTTCGGGATGAATGTCAAACACCCATGGTTCGACCCATTTCTCCAACTTCAACCACCCGATGACCGCTCCCGCCAGCATGGCAATAACAAGTCCGGTGCTGATATAAATAAATACCGTTTCCCAGCCAAAGAGGCCATACAGTAAAATGATAGCGACCTCGTTAATCATGGGCGAAGCAATGAGAAAAGAGAAGGTAACTCCTAACGGAACTCCCGACTCTACAAAACCCAAAAACAGAGGAATGGCTGAACAGGAACAAAACGGGGTGACAACACCAAGCAATGACGCCATTATGTTACCTGTGAATGTTCTGCGGCCTTCCAAAGCTTTACGCGTACGCTCTGGCGTAAAAAAAGTACGGATTATACCCACAAAAAAAATGATCAGCAGCAGCAACATCATCACTTTGGGATATTCGAACACAAAAAAGCGTACTGCTTCAGCCAGTCGAGCTCCCGGCGTCATCCGCAAAAGAGAATCGACAAACCAATCGGCTACTGGTTGCAGAAAATGATAGACGATCAACCAAACGATCACTCCTCCGGAAATCCATCCAATGCGTGCAAAATCTGTCTTATGCATCGTACTATCAAACAGAAGTTATGCGATATTGGTCAGTAATCGTTGCAATTCGTCCGCAGAAGGAATTCTGCCTTTCATCAATACCTTTTCATTGACTACCAAGGCAGGCGTCATCATCACATTATAACGCATAATATCAATAACATTCTCTACTTTGGAGATTGTAGCCTCAATAGAAGCTTTTGCTACTACTTCACGCGTCAGCTTTTCCAACGCTTTACATTTGGGACAACCTGTCCCTAAAATTTTAATATCCATCATAACGGTAATATCATTTCATTATTAAACAAAAAGTCCTTCAAAAAGCTGCCGGGCTTCTTCCCAATGTTCCTGATGAATGCAGTAACGGATATAAGGAGAAGTTATTTCGCCCTGAATCAGGCCGGCATCTTTCAATTCACTCAAATGCTGCGACAGCGTGGAGCGTGCAATTGGTAATTCCATCGAAAGATCACCGCTGTAGCAACAACGGTTAGCATTTTTCACCAGATACTCCATAATGTAAACCCGGATGGGATGCCCCAGCGCTTTTGCATAACGTGCCAAACGGATTTGTTGGTCGGAAAGAATGGTTTCTTGTGACATGATGAATCGCATTTCGTATTTCGTAAAATAACGAAACAAAGATACAGTGTTTTTGCAAATAATCTACCTTGGGCGGGTCAAAAAGCCGGAGATAGAGAAGATACGTAATTTGAACCCGATAATGTCGCGTTTGGAACTACTTATTTTCATAACAATCATGGAATAGATTGCAATTTTCACCCGGCTGATCTTTATGCATAGTGTATTGAAAATAAAAACAGGTAGCATAGGATTTTTGTGGATTGAAAATCGGATGGAATGGAAAAATTCGGAATAATTACCTTACGACCCAACAACAAGCTTGCATTTATACATAAATAACCATAATATTTCAGCGCATAAATATTACTATTTTATATATTCCTAGATAACAAACAGTTATTCAGACACAAAAAGAAATGGCTTGGTAGTGTCCAAAAATTTGTGTAAACGCATTCTTATCTCATTTATTATTATTTTTTCTTTTCGAATCCCCTCTCAAAATTTTTGAGGGGTTTGAAAAGAAAAAACTTCCGTTTTTATTTTATTCTTAAACTAGTGTCACTAATATTTGCTCTATCAGGATATAAAATCATAAACTGATTGGCAATCAATGGCCAGTTGGAAACTTTTGCACTCCAAGATATTGAGGCTTGTTGGATCGCCAGATACACTGCTTTTTTCATTGCCTGATCATCAGGAAACATCAATTTATTTTTGGTGTATTTGCGTATGCTTCGATTTAGATTTTCAATCACATTAGTGGTATAGATAATCTTTCGTATTTCGGCTGGATAGGTAAAATAGGCTGTCAGATTTTCCCAATTTGCAATCCAGGATTTAATGGCATAAGGATATTTCTCTCCCCATTTAGTTTCCAATTCAGCAAAAGCTTCCCCAGCAGCATCTAAGTTTCGGGCCTGATACACTTGTTGAAGATCATGCATAAAACTCCGTTTTTCCTTTGTCCCAATATAGTTCATCGTGTTTCTTATCTGATGAACAATACATAATTGTGTTACTGTTTCCGGAAACACAGCCTGAATAGCCTGGGTTAGCCCTTTCAGATTATCTGAACAGGCAATTAAAATATCTTTCACCCCTCGTTTCTTCAAATCATCCAACACGTTCATCCAAAATGAAGCCGATTCAGTTTCATTGATCCACATACTAATAACTTCTCTATGTCCATTGGTATTTAAACCGATAATCAGATAAACGCTTTTACTTATTATCTTACCTCCTGAACGAACTTTGATACGAATACCATCTAACCAAACAATCAGATAAGTATCATCCAATGGACGGGTTTGCCAGGCTTCTACATCGCTCATTACCTGATCTGTGATATTGGATATGGACGAAGAACTGATAGTGACACCATAAATGTCTTTTATCTGAGCTTCTATGTCACGAGTCGACATGCCTCGTGCATACAAAGAAATCACAACGCTTTCTATCTTGTCTATTACTTTTTGACGCTTGGGCAAAACGATGGGATTAAACTCACCCTGACGATCGCGGGGAACCTCTATAATTATTTCTCCACTACTGCTCTTTACTAACTTGCGGGTTTTTCCATTACGAGAGTTCCCACTGCCATTTCCTTTGACTGAGTGCTTGTCGTAGCCAAGATGTTCGCTCAACTCACTTTCTAACATCTTTTCTACTCCCCGCTTAAATAGCTTATCCATAAAACCATTTATGTCTTGCATGGTCTTGAAACCCTTGAAAAAATCTGTTGGTAACTGGGAGAAAAGTGCCTCATCTTCTGCACTCAATTTTGATAATACTGATTTCTGCTTTTTCATGTCCTTTTTTTTCTGTTATAAAAATAAGCATTTATTTCTATTTACACAGTTTTTTGGACGGTCTCAATGGCTTTTGCATATCACATTGCATATCGGGCAGATTCCTTCAATTGTGGACAAACAACGCTTCATTTCGTACACACATTTGTTCATTTCGTACACGAAACAGAAAATTGCTTACACGAAACGGAGCATTTCGTACACGAAATAATGTTTTTAACATACAATATGCCTCATTTTTTAGGCGAAAAAGGCATTTCATACATGAAAAATGTCATTTCGTACACGATATGCATCATTTCGTGTACGAAATGGATTTTTGTGGACATGAAAAACATCATTGTGTGTACACAATAACTTATTGTTTACCCACAATAGCCCGTTTCCAGACAAAACAGCATAAATCGGCCATCATTTACATTAAATCATGTCAACAATACCTCATTGTGAATACACCACAAAGCATATTCAACCGAATCCAGGTTTTTTATTGTGCCTATATTTTTATTGTAATCTTAAAACAAGTTCTTATGGCAACAATCTCATCTGATTTTTTATCACACTGCTACACGGATAGCGATCTGAATGTGAAAGCGATGGCCATTGTCAGGAAGACTTTCAACACTTCATCATTTTTTGGGGTAATTTAGCAACATAGAAAAAGAGCAAATCTTTTTCATTCAAAACTATTTCTTCTCAAATATCCATACCTTTGCAAAGAAAGAAATCAAAATCCATGCACTATTCATCCAAACACATGGGAAATCTTCTACATAAATCCGGCAAGGGTTTGTTCGAATGCTGGATGATTTAAGCTCCTGCAAACTTTCTTTCATCTATTCTTTTCCTCGTATTGCTTTTTCAGTTTTAGTTTTTCATTGTATTGCCTTTTCAGGGCATTCTTATCATGGGTATTATATTTGATATTAAACGCTTTGCGGTACATGACGGCCCGGGAATACGGACAACAGTCTTTATGAAAGGATGTCCGCTATCATGTATCTGGTGCCACAACCCCGAAAGCATCAATGGCGACATATGTACGGTTCCAAAGACCATACGAATCGGGCAAAAAACCTTTATTGAAAATGAAACCGCAGGGAACAATATGTCTGTGGAAACATTGATGAAGGAACTATTGAAAGAAAAAATTTTCATGGATGAATCGGGCGGCGGAGTGACATTTTCAGGAGGAGAACCTATGCTGCAGCATCTGTTTCTCAACGAAGCTCTGGCGGCCTGTAAAGCGCATGGCATGCATACCGCAGTGGATACGTCGGGGTATGCACAGTGGAACTGGTTTGAAGAGACAATGCAGTGGACAGATCTGTTTCTGTACGATCTGAAATTGATGGATGAAGAACAACACCGGAAATATACCGGCGTCTCCAATAAAACGATTCTTGAAAATCTGAAACAGCTCCTATCCATCGGGAAAAAAGTCCGCGTAAGAGTCCCTATGGTCCCGGAAATCACGCATACGGAAGGAAATATTGAAAAGATTATTCGTTTCCTATCTTCCATACCCAATCGACCGGAAAGTGTGGATCTGTTGCCATACCATAATACTGCCACACACAAATATGAACGGTTCGGAATAATGAATATGCTTACCGGGGTCAAATCAATGAATAAAAGTGATCTGGAAGCGACAAAACAACGATTTGAAGAAGCCGGATTTGACGTAAAAATCGGAGGATAAGCATAAGATACCTCCGATGAAACCGATTCGGACAATGCAATGATAAAAAAAGAAACGATGACTCCAAGAATAAAACAATTACGGGAACAAAGCCTGAATGCCATCAATCGCATCTCCGCCGAGAGAGCTTTGTTGATAACAGAATTTTATAAAGACCATGTGGCACCTGGCGATTCCATCCCCGTACAACGGGCAAAAGCATTCGAATATCTATTGTTACATAAAAGCATTTGCATCAATGATCCGGAACTGATTGTAGGAGAACGGGGACCTGCGCCAAAAGCGACGCCAACATATCCCGAAATCACCCTTCACTCACTACATGATCTGGAGATTCTGAACTCCCGTGAAAAGGTTTGGTTTCGTGTGGATGAAGAGACACGCGAAGCTTACGCTAAAACCATTATTCCTTTCTGGGAAGGACGCTCCAATCGCGATCGTATTATGAACGCCATGAGTAGCGAATGGCATGATGCTTATGAAGCTGGCATTTTTACTGAATTTATGGAACAACGCGCTCCGGGGCACACCGTAGCAGGGTATCAAATTTTCCGTAAAGGAATGCTTGATATTATCGAAGATGTGGAAGAGAGTATGCAGTCGCTCGACTTCATTAACGATCCTCAGGCATGCAATAAATTGGAGGAGTTGAAAGCGATGAAGATTTCGGCCAATGCACTGATCGTGTATGCCAACCGGCACGCTGAAAAACTCGATCAAATGGCAATTAACGAAGCCAATACAGAGCGAAGAAACGAGTTGCATGAAATGGCACGTATCTGCCGCCGCGTCCCGGCACACGCGCCTGCTACATTTCATGAAGTGTTGCAACACTATTGGTTCGTTCATTTGGGAGTCGTTACCGAAGTAAACCCATGGGATTCGTTTAACCCCGGACGGCTCGATCAACATCTTTATCCGTTTTATAAAACGGAAACCGAAGCGGGGACACTTAGTCGGGATAAAG
The sequence above is drawn from the Microbacter margulisiae genome and encodes:
- a CDS encoding cation diffusion facilitator family transporter; translation: MEEHHHHHHHHEAPQITHLNRAFIVGISLNILYVFVEFGAGFRFNSLSLISDAGHNVSDVAALALSLLAFRLMKVKANDKFTYGYRKSTILVSLINSVVLFIVIGGIIAESIARLHHPVVVPGMPVSIVAGLGIVINAVSALLFFRDREKDLNVKGAYLHLMSDAIVSLGVVISGALMVVWHIYWLDMVMSLIIVVVIFYSTWNLFRDSLSLTLDGVPKGVDMSVVIDAMKSVEGVEDVHHVHVWAMSTTQNALTAHVLVLCNTTIEQQATLKHVIKERLASVNIHHATLEFETLEEKCHDLHP
- a CDS encoding permease, with protein sequence MHKTDFARIGWISGGVIVWLIVYHFLQPVADWFVDSLLRMTPGARLAEAVRFFVFEYPKVMMLLLLIIFFVGIIRTFFTPERTRKALEGRRTFTGNIMASLLGVVTPFCSCSAIPLFLGFVESGVPLGVTFSFLIASPMINEVAIILLYGLFGWETVFIYISTGLVIAMLAGAVIGWLKLEKWVEPWVFDIHPEQQEEEKTLGITLALRMQAGWDAVKEIIGKVWIYVALGIAVGAGAHGYVPQGFMISLMGSSAWYSVPLSVLIGIPLYSNAAGIVPIVSVLIEKGASLGTSLAFMMSVIALSLPEMIILRKVLRLPLIFTFIGVVGTGIMIVGYLFNWIF
- a CDS encoding thioredoxin family protein produces the protein MMDIKILGTGCPKCKALEKLTREVVAKASIEATISKVENVIDIMRYNVMMTPALVVNEKVLMKGRIPSADELQRLLTNIA
- a CDS encoding ArsR/SmtB family transcription factor; the protein is MSQETILSDQQIRLARYAKALGHPIRVYIMEYLVKNANRCCYSGDLSMELPIARSTLSQHLSELKDAGLIQGEITSPYIRYCIHQEHWEEARQLFEGLFV
- a CDS encoding IS256 family transposase, whose protein sequence is MKKQKSVLSKLSAEDEALFSQLPTDFFKGFKTMQDINGFMDKLFKRGVEKMLESELSEHLGYDKHSVKGNGSGNSRNGKTRKLVKSSSGEIIIEVPRDRQGEFNPIVLPKRQKVIDKIESVVISLYARGMSTRDIEAQIKDIYGVTISSSSISNITDQVMSDVEAWQTRPLDDTYLIVWLDGIRIKVRSGGKIISKSVYLIIGLNTNGHREVISMWINETESASFWMNVLDDLKKRGVKDILIACSDNLKGLTQAIQAVFPETVTQLCIVHQIRNTMNYIGTKEKRSFMHDLQQVYQARNLDAAGEAFAELETKWGEKYPYAIKSWIANWENLTAYFTYPAEIRKIIYTTNVIENLNRSIRKYTKNKLMFPDDQAMKKAVYLAIQQASISWSAKVSNWPLIANQFMILYPDRANISDTSLRIK
- a CDS encoding glycyl-radical enzyme activating protein, with amino-acid sequence MGIIFDIKRFAVHDGPGIRTTVFMKGCPLSCIWCHNPESINGDICTVPKTIRIGQKTFIENETAGNNMSVETLMKELLKEKIFMDESGGGVTFSGGEPMLQHLFLNEALAACKAHGMHTAVDTSGYAQWNWFEETMQWTDLFLYDLKLMDEEQHRKYTGVSNKTILENLKQLLSIGKKVRVRVPMVPEITHTEGNIEKIIRFLSSIPNRPESVDLLPYHNTATHKYERFGIMNMLTGVKSMNKSDLEATKQRFEEAGFDVKIGG